The Methanosarcina barkeri MS DNA window AATAAAAGAAGAAATTAGGGATGAAAGGTCAAAAGGGGATTTCACAGTTCCCTTTCATCAATTACTCTTTTTGTCTTTTTCATACTGCGGGGAAGTTCTCCGATCTTTACACCCACAACGTCCACGGTTACACCTATAAAGTCCTTGAAGGCTTTTTTGAGAGCTTTTTCGGTTTTTGCTTTCTTTGAAGGATCTTCTGCGCCTTCGATCTCGACCTTGAAAATCATGCTGTCCCTTCCGTCCTTACGGGTAAGAAGGATCTGGTATTCGCTACTTACACCAGGAATCCTCTGGACAAGGTCTTCGATCTGGCCTGGATAAATATTTACAGCCTTGAACTTTATGCGGTCGTCTGACCTGCCAAGTATCCTGTCAATTCTCGGGAAAGGACAACCGCATTTACAGAGTCCAGGAATTATCCGGGTCAGGTCCCTTGTCCTGTAGCGGATGAGGGGAGCTCCTTCTTTTGTAAGAGTCGTGATTACAAGTTCTCCAAGCGTGCCGTCAGGAAGCTTCTCGCCCGTAATGGGATCGATTACCTCAAAGAGCAGGTAGTCGGACCAGTAATGCATACCCTCATGGAAAGAACAATCAAGGCCGATTCCTGGACCGTAGATCTCGGTCAGCCCGTAAATATCAAAAGTCTCGATTCCCAGCTCAGTTTCGATTCGGCTGCGCATCTTTTCACTCCAGCGCTCCGAACCTATAATGCCTTTTCTGAGCTGAATCTGGGACTTAAGCCCACGCTTTTCAATTTCTTCGGCAAGCAAAAGCGCATAAGAAGAAGTGCTTGCAAGGGCTGTGGACTTCAGGTCAACAAACAGTTCGAGCTGTTTTTCGGTATTTCCCGGGCCTGTAGGTATGGCCATTGCTCCCAGGCGTTCAGCCCCAAGCTGGAACCCTATTCCCGCAGTCCAGAGCCCGTACCCTGGAGTAATCTGGATCCTGTCCTGATTGGTAAGGCCTGCCAGCATGTAGCAGCGCATCATCATCTCGGCCCAGACATCCACATCTTTTCGGGTGTAAGGAATAATTATGGGTTTTCCTGTAGTCCCGGACGAGGAATGGATCCTTACGACTTCCGAGTCAGGCACGGACTGTAACCCAAGAGGGTAAGCGTCCCTGAGTTCTTCTTTATTCGTAAAGGGAAGAAGTTTCAGGTCATCAAGCGACCTTATGTCCTCGATATCGACATTTGCTTCCCTGAACTTTTTCTGGTAAAAAGGACTATTTTCAACTACGCGCTTCAGCAGTGCCTTCAATTTTGCAAAGGTATCTTCTTCCGAGATTTTGGGATGGTAAAGCTGTACATTGGGATCAAGTTCAGCTTCAGTGGATGCTTCATACATGTCATTTCACCTTCTGCTCCCCAGTTCAGGTGCCGGAGACAGATCTAATACATTTCCTTGCACGCTCGAATGCGGCATCGTTTACAGCCCTGTATTTTTCAGGGATTTCGGCATCCAGTACTGCCTTTAGAATTTCTTCCTGAAAAGGTAATACTCGTGCGCCTGCAGCCGCTCCAAGCATTGCAACGTTTGCAGCCCTGTATGTCCCTACCTTGTCTGCAAGTTCCGTAAAATCGGAGCAGAGAATATCAGGGTAGTATGCACGCAAAAATGAGAGCAAAGCTGCAGGGTCATACTCAGGGCTTCCAGGCGGCCTTGATGCCGGTGGGATAGCATGGGTATTTACCAGAACCTTTCCGCCCTCCTTAAGAAAAGGCAGGTTTCGTACGGTTTCTGCAGGTTCCAGGCCTAAAAGCAGGTCTGCCTGTCCAATGGGAATAAGTGACCCGGAAACTTTGTCTCCTATCCTTATATGGCTGCTAACCGAACCTTCCCTTTGAGACATGCCTATGGTTTCGGCAGTGCTTACGTGGAATCCGGCTTTCATCGCAGCGAGTGCAAGCAAGCGGGAAGCAAGCACAACACCCTGCCCACCAACGCCTACAATAAGAATATCATATTTCACAGCTTTACGCCTCCTATACAGATGGCTTCTGAAGGGCAGATCTGTGCACAGAGCCCGCAGCCGCTGCAGTTGTCCTGTATGACAGGCTTATCCCCATCAAGGTTAATTACAGGGCAGCCGAGTTCTTTTATACAGAAACCACAGCCTGTGCAGGCTTCAGGATTTATTTTGTAATATTTGTCTGGTTTTGTAATCCCTACACACTTGCCTTTGAAGACCAGAACCGACGGTCCATTGAAATTCATGGCTTCCTTTGCGGCTTTTATGCAGCTCTCAAGGCTGTCCGGGTCTACAGTATTTACTATCTTTACGTACTCAACCCCGCAGCTCCGAACTACGTCTGCAATATCAATAGCTTTTGAAACATTTCCGAGTGCGGTTATGCCTACGCCAGGATGGGGTTGGTGTCCTGTCATTGCAGTTGTACGGTTGTCAAGCACTGCAAGGGTGATGTTAGCTCCGTTATAGACAGCGTTTATCACTGCAGGAATACCTGAGTGGAAAAAAGTAGAATCACCGATAAAGGCCACCTGTTTTGTCTTCGGGTTCGTATGGTAGAGCCCTCCTGCAAGGCTTATCCCTGCACCCATGCAGAGGCAGGTATCGACCATGTTAAGGGGATAAGCATTTCCAAGGGTGTAGCAGCCAATGTCCCCTGAGAAAATCGTATCAGTTTGAGACTCTTTTTTAAGCTGTTTTGCAGCCTGCTTGAAAGCGTAAAAAACGGCTCTGTGCATACAACCGGCACAGAGAGCAGGGGCCCGAATTGGAAGAGGAGGAAGCTTTTCTCTTGAGACGGCAGGAGAAGCATGAGAAAGGCGTAAACTCTCTCCATACGCTGCAAGTGCGCGGTTGAGGCTGTCAATAACAATATCCACATTGTATTCCCCGCTCACAGGGAAAAAGCCGTTCTTCTTTCCATAAACATCAACAGGCAGATGTGCTTTTCCTATAAGTTGGAGCGCCTGTTCTTCTAGGTAAGGGTCAAGCTCCTCGGCAACGAGCAGCCGGTCAATGCCTTTCAGGAAAGAAAGAGCTGCCTTTTCCGGAAACGGATATACTGTCCCTACCCTGAAGAGTGTAAACAACTCTTCAAAACCCCTAACAGCTTCGATAGCCTCCTTTACGTAAAGGGCTGAAACGCCTGAAGCAATAATCCCGATTTTTCCCGATCCCGCTACCGAATTGAAGGAAAGCTCGGAAAAGCGTTCGGAAAGCTTTTCCTGCACACTTTCAAGCCAGGGGTGCCGTTCGGCAGTAAGCTTCGGAAAGATTGTCCAGCGCCTATCCTTTACAAAACCCTCCTCAATGGCTTCAACCGGAACAGGTTCTGCAGCTTCGACCACGACATCCCCGCAGCTGTGTGAGACCCGAGTGGTGGTTCTCAGGATAATAGGAATTTCGAACTCATGCGAAAGCTCAAAAGCAAGCTTTGTCAGTTCGTAGGCTTCCTGAGGGGTTGCCGGGTCAAGGACAGGAATATTTGCAAAGTGCCCGAAAGCCCGAGTATCCTGTTCAGTCTGGGAAGAATGAGGCCCGGGATCATCGGCAACGAGCAGGACAAGAGCTCCTTTTACCCCAATATAGCTCAGGCTCATAAGAGGGTCGGATGCAACGTTTAGCCCTACCTGTTTCATGGTCACAAGCGCTTTTGCCCCGGAATAAGCTGCTCCAGCGGCCGTTTCAAGTGCAACTTTTTCGTTGCTGGACCACTCGGTATAGATTCCACACCTGTTTGCATACCGGGCAATTGTCTCCAGAGCTTCGGTCGAGGGTGTTCCGGGATACCCTGTAACCACCTGGACGCCGGCTTCCATAGCTCCAAGTGCAATGGCTTCATTACCCATTAATAACTTTTTATCAGTCAATAAACTCATCTCGAATTCAGGGTAATATTTTAACAGTTTGATAAATCTAGAAGGAAATAATTAAAGTTGAAAAGAATTTGAATTCTCAAGCTATTTATTAAAGTCATTTTGAGAATCTGAAAATCTATTTTAAAGTATTTCACCGTGATTTTACGCCACGGGAAAGATGATGTTCATCTATGTACAATGCTGCCTGGAAGAAGTACGTAAAATTTGCATATAAAGTTTTTGTTTTATGAGCCTTCGTAATTATGGACTCTAATATACCAGAAAAAAGATAGTGACAATAAAACAATTCTAGATAAGTTTACTTCACGTTAAGAATACAGTGGCATAAGCTTTGAATTGCTTAACCTATCTGTCAATGACTATTAATATTTATATTATGAGATAATAAGAACCCATAGAGGTACATTGACTCATTGAAGCGTAAGCCTCCCGCAGAAAATATCGAAAAATAGAGTACAAATGGAAACATTTAGAAACATTTAGAAACATTTAGGAATATTTAGGAATATTTAGGAATATTTAGGAATATTTAGGAATATTTAGGAATATTTCAAAAAATTATCTTTTTTATAGATAGTAGGGTGTGGGGGGTTCATGATAGAGGTTTTATTCAATTTAGAGAGATCCCGTTACATACGCTATTTTCCCCACTGCCCATATAATATAATGTTACAGTTCTATTTAAACTTGACTCTTAATAATGAAAAACGGATTTTTTTAGTCATTTCTAGTAAATAGTATCCAAACGTTTAACATAGAAAAGAGACTACGAATTTATATCCAGATTTCAAGTCCAAACTGAAAATCCAGACTTATTTGACCCGAAAAAAATGGATTTCGTAGTAGATCGGAAATTATTTCTACATTTTGCAGCATTGTTAAAGCCATGGATCAAAAAGATAAAACGATAACCAGCTATGACAAGAGCCGTGAGTTTGGAGCAATGGGACAACTCTTACGGGAACTCCAGGAAGAAGAAATGGAGCAAAACGAAAGCTCTCCTGCAGAAATTCCGGAAGTAAAGATAGTAAAAAACACAACCGAAATAATGGCAGAGATCAATGCAACATTAAAAGAGATTGCAGAAACGCAGAAGAGCATACTGGAAGAGATTAAAAGGAGTAAATAACGAAAATACAAGCTTTTTCAACAAGTCTTTTTGAAAAAGCGAACCTTTTTAAAAAAACTGCTTGCCTGCAAGCCTTTTAAAAAAAGGCTTGAGCGAAAACCCCTTACTACGTGATAAAATACAAGTTTTTTAA harbors:
- a CDS encoding phenylacetate--CoA ligase family protein; the encoded protein is MYEASTEAELDPNVQLYHPKISEEDTFAKLKALLKRVVENSPFYQKKFREANVDIEDIRSLDDLKLLPFTNKEELRDAYPLGLQSVPDSEVVRIHSSSGTTGKPIIIPYTRKDVDVWAEMMMRCYMLAGLTNQDRIQITPGYGLWTAGIGFQLGAERLGAMAIPTGPGNTEKQLELFVDLKSTALASTSSYALLLAEEIEKRGLKSQIQLRKGIIGSERWSEKMRSRIETELGIETFDIYGLTEIYGPGIGLDCSFHEGMHYWSDYLLFEVIDPITGEKLPDGTLGELVITTLTKEGAPLIRYRTRDLTRIIPGLCKCGCPFPRIDRILGRSDDRIKFKAVNIYPGQIEDLVQRIPGVSSEYQILLTRKDGRDSMIFKVEIEGAEDPSKKAKTEKALKKAFKDFIGVTVDVVGVKIGELPRSMKKTKRVIDEREL
- a CDS encoding indolepyruvate oxidoreductase subunit beta — its product is MKYDILIVGVGGQGVVLASRLLALAAMKAGFHVSTAETIGMSQREGSVSSHIRIGDKVSGSLIPIGQADLLLGLEPAETVRNLPFLKEGGKVLVNTHAIPPASRPPGSPEYDPAALLSFLRAYYPDILCSDFTELADKVGTYRAANVAMLGAAAGARVLPFQEEILKAVLDAEIPEKYRAVNDAAFERARKCIRSVSGT
- the iorA gene encoding indolepyruvate ferredoxin oxidoreductase subunit alpha, which encodes MSLLTDKKLLMGNEAIALGAMEAGVQVVTGYPGTPSTEALETIARYANRCGIYTEWSSNEKVALETAAGAAYSGAKALVTMKQVGLNVASDPLMSLSYIGVKGALVLLVADDPGPHSSQTEQDTRAFGHFANIPVLDPATPQEAYELTKLAFELSHEFEIPIILRTTTRVSHSCGDVVVEAAEPVPVEAIEEGFVKDRRWTIFPKLTAERHPWLESVQEKLSERFSELSFNSVAGSGKIGIIASGVSALYVKEAIEAVRGFEELFTLFRVGTVYPFPEKAALSFLKGIDRLLVAEELDPYLEEQALQLIGKAHLPVDVYGKKNGFFPVSGEYNVDIVIDSLNRALAAYGESLRLSHASPAVSREKLPPLPIRAPALCAGCMHRAVFYAFKQAAKQLKKESQTDTIFSGDIGCYTLGNAYPLNMVDTCLCMGAGISLAGGLYHTNPKTKQVAFIGDSTFFHSGIPAVINAVYNGANITLAVLDNRTTAMTGHQPHPGVGITALGNVSKAIDIADVVRSCGVEYVKIVNTVDPDSLESCIKAAKEAMNFNGPSVLVFKGKCVGITKPDKYYKINPEACTGCGFCIKELGCPVINLDGDKPVIQDNCSGCGLCAQICPSEAICIGGVKL